One Rhododendron vialii isolate Sample 1 chromosome 2a, ASM3025357v1 genomic region harbors:
- the LOC131317071 gene encoding uncharacterized protein LOC131317071: MALETMEDRRKIRSGLKDLEIRIRIKLGRFGMNRGSNGQIQPNAGRVFALQGTEEEMDPAVIQGTLTLYTTCVQALFDSGASQSFISDACVSTLGLETESLKTTMHVTSPLGGKISVVLICKGCELEVSNLRLTCDLRVIEMTDFDVILGMDWLTAHRAVIDCHRKMVTVYSPDGTSFKFKGDRQDPFTPHAYKTNWHRKLAGWLASLTLEEMDRIELGLPHVVCEYDDVFLEELPGLPPPRELDFTIELQLGTAPISMAPYRMAPTEL; the protein is encoded by the exons ATGGCGCTGGAAACTATGGAGGACCGCCGCAAAATCAGGTCAGGACTAAAGGACTtggaaatcagaatcagaaTTAAGCTAGGCCGGTTTGGAATG AACAGAGGATCAAACGGGCAAATCCAGCCCAATGCTGGAAGAGTGTTTGCACTGCAAGGAACAGAAGAGGAGATGGACCCTGCAGTAATCCAAGGTACCCTCACTCTTTATACTACATGCGTTCAAGCactatttgattctggagcttCGCAATCATTCATATCTGACGCATGTGTATCTACACTTGGATTAGAAACTGAATCTCTAAAGACAACTATGCATGTGACCTCACCATTAGGGGGTAAGATTTCAGTAGTACTAATTTGTAAAGGGTGCGAACTAGAAGTATCGAACTTGCGGTTAACATGCGACTTACGAGTAATCGAAATGACGGACTTTGACGTCATACTCGGGATGGACTGGTTGACTGCGCACCGAGctgtcatagactgccatcgaAAGATGGTGACAGTCTATTCACCAGATGGGACGAGTTTCAAGTTTAAAGGGGATAGACAAGACCCTTTTACACCCCACGCATACAAAACGAACTGGCATAGGAAGCTTGCTGGATGGTTAGCGAGTCTCACATTGGAGGAAATGGACCGAATTGAGTTGGGCCTCCCTCACGTTGTCTGCGAGTACGATGACGTATTTCTAGAGGAATTACCGGGATTACCGCCGCCAAGAGAATTGGATTTCACCATCGAGCTACAACTTGGCACGGCCCCAATCTCAATGGCCCCGTATCGAATGGCTCCAACAGAGCTATAA